The following proteins are encoded in a genomic region of Pyrus communis chromosome 11, drPyrComm1.1, whole genome shotgun sequence:
- the LOC137709393 gene encoding uncharacterized protein produces the protein MEVKSSGKERRRLSSSTPPKRPLTQKPSTSDENDQYYQQVGNSNLQSPKKPLTKNYMSPTISAASKSKATALRKNILGERNEASDPDFSNTHVEKSHVAIDNASESLSQALPKAPPSFQSHDVDETLSDDLSSRPYDPVTNYLSPRPQFLRYKPNRRQELFLGLENGVGFSMSRSASFDSQKSIDEEVGAVTTPSSLASPHQDGPLEKEDEEVELNDEENEGSDEENERSDEEGRESDEEECEEVEEEKGGKLKGVLKSSLLLLVIVLFASHMSPMNHQRHFEGVEDGYCGIQNTTIEASLLKKLESGGTLWDQKEERHTGFVEIVKGANEMEVEDVIGRGEETHIDEEIEDEAQVEDENLGDVEFADETREVVEELQAEEIEEKKVGIDGLGEVVVLLVEDTEKISDTMIENSESQGAGPSMSDFDHENLVFHVSNALEEDKVGGEQIDGMVEKKMEGAEESSTNMAAEPVMPKTMDNDTGFDEASDLKAEGNWKEELINFMKSKTFYTTAIGVSVFSVIVASLASVFHFKQRNTTKKDSSLMVSPSAKPLVIEQKKINGNVSPPPSKPYSETVIAERYNSELPSTGDDSIEHVYSSFRRMSLSSKHSTGAGHSQAPTVELLDELVVGEVSSSLRSVTEGEESNYSVSSKKLGSKARSVSVQAQPAVSEFSSMDLHSYGSFSTPRKVMNKKTGNQDGEVTTPLRRSSRLRNKMVTSP, from the exons ATGGAGGTCAAATCTTCTGGTAAGGAACGGAGGAGGCTTTCTTCATCGACACCCCCAAAGCGCCCTCTAACCCAGAAGCCCTCTACAtctg ACGAAAACGATCAATATTACCAGCAAGTGGGCAACTCCAATCTGCAGAGCCCCAAGAAACCATTGACAAAGAACTACATGTCACCAACTATTTCCGCAGCTTCCAAATCCAAGGCTACTGCTTTGAGAAAGAACATCTTAGGGGAAAGAAACGAGGCCTCGGACCCCGATTTTTCAAATACCCATGTTGAAAAATCCCATGTAGCTATTGATAATGCTAGTGAGTCTTTGTCTCAAGCCTTGCCAAAAGCCCCTCCAAGTTTTCAATCCCATGATGTTGATGAGACTCTTTCTGACGATTTGTCTTCAAGGCCATATGACCCGGTAACCAATTATCTTTCTCCAAGGCCTCAATTCCTCCGCTACAAGCCGAACAGGCGCCAAGAGTTGTTTCTCGGGTTAGAAAATGGTGTTGGGTTCAGTATGAGTAGAAGTGCTTCGTTTGATTCCCAGAAATCCATTGATGAGGAAGTTGGTGCTGTTACAACTCCTAGTTCTTTGGCTTCGCCTCATCAGGATGGTcctcttgagaaagaagatgaggaagttgagttgaatgatgaagaaaatgagggaagtgatgaagaaaatgagagaagtGACGAGGAAGGCAGGGAAAGCGATGAGGAGGAATGCGAGGAGGTTGAGGAAGAGAAAGGCGGGAAATTGAAAGGGGTATTAAAAAGTTCGCTTCTTTTGTTGGTTATAGTTCTCTTTGCCTCACATATGTCTCCAATGAACCATCAAAGACACTTTGAAGGCGTGGAAGATGGGTATTGTGGCATTCAAAACACTACAATAGAAGCTTCATTGTTGAAGAAACTTGAAAGTGGTGGTACTCTCTGGgatcaaaaagaagaaagacaTACAGGTTTCGTGGAAATAGTCAAAGGAGCTAATGAAATGGAGGTTGAGGATGTTATCGGTCGAGGTGAAGAGACGCATATTGATGAAGAGATCGAGGATGAAGCGCAGGTTGAAGATGAGAACTTGGGAGATGTAGAATTTGCTGATGAGACGAGAGAAGTGGTAGAGGAGCTACAAGCTGAAGAAATCGAAGAAAAGAAAGTAGGAATCGACGGATTGGGTGAAGTGGTGGTGCTACTAGTTGAAGATACTGAAAAGATTTCTGATACCATGATTGAGAATTCTGAGTCGCAGGGTGCTGGACCTTCCATGTCTGATTTTGATCATGAGAATTTAGTGTTTCATGTTTCCAATGCTTTAGAAGAAGATAAGGTTGGAGGGGAGCAAATTGATGGAATGGTCgagaaaaaaatggagggagCAGAAGAGTCTTCCACCAACATGGCAGCTGAACCTGTTATGCCAAAGACCATGGATAATGATACAGGCTTTGATGAGGCTTCCGATTTAAAAGCAGAAGGGAACTGGAAGGAGGAGCTGATCAATTTCATGAAATCGAAAACATTTTACACAACTGCTATTGGGGTTTCCGTATTTTCTGTGATTGTTGCATCCTTGGCGTCGGTGTTCCACTTTAAGCAAAGGAATACTACTAAAAAGGATTCTTCCCTGATGGTAAGTCCTTCTGCTAAACCTTTGGTAATAGAGCAGAAGAAAATCAATGGGAACGTTTCTCCTCCGCCCTCAAAGCCGTATTCTGAGACTGTGATTGCAGAGAGATACAACTCGGAACTTCCTAGTACAGGAGACGACAGCATTGAGCATGTTTATTCATCTTTCAGAAGGATGTCTCTGTCTTCCAAGCACTCAACCGGGGCAGGCCATAGCCAGGCACCGACGGTTGAATTGCTCGACGAGCTTGTGGTCGGGGAGGTCAGCAGCTCTTTAAGGAGTGTGACAGAAGGTGAAGAAAGCAACTATTCTGTTTCTTCAAAGAAGTTGGGGAGCAAAGCTCGGTCAGTTTCTGTTCAAGCGCAGCCAGCGGTGTCAGAGTTTTCTTCAATGGATTTGCACTCTTACGGAAGCTTCAGTACGCCTCGGAAGGTCATGAACAAAAAG ACGGGCAATCAAGACGGAGAAGTTACAACTCCGCTGAGGCGATCAAGCAGACTTCGCAACAAAATGGTCACATCTCCATAA